catttgtggatgcagcaacaaatgcTGTTTACTAACAAGGGTTTGTCAAAGTATGTCCAAGCCCATGTGGTCAAATCCATCACAAACAGTGATGAGAGACGTCTCCAGATACTCTGAATCTTTAACTAATTTCATGCACTGTGGAGGGTGAAACACCTAAAATCCTTACAGTGGCGAGCCTCGATCCATCCTCTTTTTTTGTAACATTTAATAACTTTCCTGATCTTAAACTgaccctgttccaacttttttggaacatattaCAGGTATCAAATTTCAGAAAGAGCGCATATTTACAAAAGCTAATCAAGGTCAAAAGTTAAAGcattaaatgtcttgtttttatgctgttttcattaaaatacaggtcaaagttcATTTACAGACCACAgctttatgttttaatttgcattgtaTTACTGTCCCATGttttttggaactgggtttATACATTACAGATTATTGGATTATTACAGATTATACAAGTATAAGATTTTGGATTTGATATACATAATTATAAAAGTATATGATTATGATTTTTGATCATTCCTTACTTGAGCTTGGGCTCAAATTAGTTGCTCTGCAGAAGGATTCGTGTTTTGTATTTACTTTATGCCAGATTTCATTCATTCTTGCTGCAATAATACTTTGAGTTATTGAAACTTCATATAATTCTTTAGCAGAAACAAGTTTGCTCACTTTTTTATTGTGTTCtctagtgttttatagtgcacttaaaataagataagtgaaacaaacatataaaaatagatatgaaaatatataataaaattataaaatataaaatctttatatacttcattcatttttcatcttttttgtcACTATACACAGACTGTGGGTCCTTTCTTGCTAAGACTGTGAAGAGTTTCTTGAGTACAGTCAGTTAATTTGAAAGCAATTATCCTTTTAGAAACTATGGAGCACATCTAGATGAGACAAAAGAACCAGAGATTCTAGTTTGGGTTCCTCTTGTCAGAGATTGTACAGTGACAGTTATCATTCTCAGGTCACATTTGCAACAGTCATCAGTGACTTAAGTGGAAAACAAATGTGTAGCTGTAAGTATGCACTGTAACTGTTAGGAGGAAATGTaaaactatacaaataaaacattgcttgttgtttttagatttttttttggtttgttttctgaaaattcaattttcataatttgaaaatgccagctccTTTACATTTGTGAAAGTTTATAGTAAACTGACCCATACAAAAGGGTCCACAATTacttgaaataaataattactgcATTCAAATATAATTCACTATTAAAAAATACTAATTTAGAGATTAGTTGCGAGTGTGGTTGAAAATGGATATTGGCTTAAGAATATAAACTGAATATGAAGTTCTTTTACAATTAAATTTCTGACACCTGCTTTGAATATGAGTATGGCCACGGAGATTAGCTTCTCCGAAGGAGAATAACTGATCTCAGCCACATAAGAATTAAACAGCAAGCCCAGTGATCGCACTGAACACGACTATGCAGTAATAAATACGAATCTTTTCACTTGCAATTAagtaaaacttttaaaattacTAGAGCAAAGAAATTAAACAATTAATGAGATTATAAATGCTGCACCAGGTCATGATAAAATTAGTGCATTTCAATTTGTGCTTTAATGAAATGAGGTAGCACTTTTTGGAGGCCACTgtatcttctttgtttctaaacaTAAAAGCATTTTCAGGTTTACCTCATTTTCTTGAGCTTGAGTAGTAACGCCTAAAatgcaacagcaaaaaaaaaaaaaaaaaaaaaaacatagttagttttacactttttcttgatttttcctTGGTGAGGTACACAATGTACACAATGAATTTGCATTAACATTTcgcagtcgtatgcaaaagtttgggcactcgttcaaattccatgttgattttctgaatttaacatatcgggataaaaataaaactcaagtttaaataatataatacgTAAATAGAATTATTTCACCTGTGCTTCTTTTTCTGCTCTTCACTATGACGAAGACCAGGACACTGAGCAGAACAACAGTCACTGCACCAAAGACTAGAATTACCTTGAATAAGACCTCGCAACAAGCACAGTCTGGGAGAAGACATAGTCATTACCCTCAAACCACATCATACAATGAGTTTAGAAACAGAAACAATCTACAGAGTATGACCTATAAAATACGACGTTAAAAGTATTTTAGAGAAATAGCCGACCTTCTGCCTCGTCTGAGCTCTTAGGAAGTGTTTCGGGACTCACTGAAAAACGAAGAGATTGCTTTTTGACACCTTAATCATTTCAAGAATGAACTACAGGATTTACTACTCTTTATTTGAATTTCAAATAAATGTACCTCTGATTTGCAGCTCTGTTGTGCTGCTAAAGATCAAGTGGTCACTCTGCATGAAGCTGCAGTAATAGAGCCCTGAATCAGACTGATTCACTGTGCTTATTCTGAGAGACGTGTTCTTGGTGCTTACATTCATCACCATTCGATCATTTTCAGTGAAGAAATAACACTTTTCTGGTTGGCTTGAGGGCATAAACTGTTTGCAGCCAAGAAGAACTGGTACAGAACTGTTCCCTTGTTTATACCAGAATATATATTCTGATCGGGTCAGCTTGTGTGGGCACCAGAGAGTGACACCATCACCAGGTTCTGCTTCTACAGTTAAATCAGCCTGAGAGCTCAAACTCACTGACAGCACACCTGAAACATATGGAATAATACGTCAAATATTACTTCGAATGCATTTGTGGTAGATTTGAGCTGTTACTGTAGTTTCCTAAGGTGTCCAGTAAGATACATCTGTGAATAACCTTCCACTAAATCCAATCAAAGGTGAAATATCTTTTGTAACTGGTAGTAACAATAGCGAATTGCTGGAAATGCTTCTAAAATAgtgctatgaattatttttttcacaaaagcaACAATTCAGGAAAGAAAGCATCTTTTTGGAATGTGCATTGTTCTGAATGATCCAGTTTTTTTAGGTTTCACATGGCTTTAACCTAGAAAGCTGGAAACCaccagaaaaagagaaagaaacaatcATATTACAAATA
This sequence is a window from Pygocentrus nattereri isolate fPygNat1 chromosome 20, fPygNat1.pri, whole genome shotgun sequence. Protein-coding genes within it:
- the LOC108414328 gene encoding uncharacterized protein LOC108414328; translation: MGQFGVNPLLLMCVLSVSLSSQADLTVEAEPGDGVTLWCPHKLTRSEYIFWYKQGNSSVPVLLGCKQFMPSSQPEKCYFFTENDRMVMNVSTKNTSLRISTVNQSDSGLYYCSFMQSDHLIFSSTTELQIRVSPETLPKSSDEAEDCACCEVLFKVILVFGAVTVVLLSVLVFVIVKSRKRSTGVTTQAQENEEQDRDSVNYAALQFSNKKNKKTGRHADMNADPHIVYSSIRQQLGRQ